Proteins encoded together in one Chryseobacterium sp. G0201 window:
- a CDS encoding FAD-dependent oxidoreductase — translation MIIQDKKIAIVGGGPGGLTLARLLQLKNADVKVYERDLNKEVRVQGATLDLHEGSGLEALQRAGLMDDFKTNFRPDAGKLKVLDKNLNIYLDEHSEENSHSEDRPEIDRAPLRKILLGSLQPDTVVWDSHFISMEKYEEGWLLHFKNSTSYDADIVIAADGANSKIRHYITDIQPIYSGVTMVEGNIYNAEINAPKIWKLINGGKIFALDNEQTLLLSTKGDGTLTFYTGCKVGENWVKDSGIDFNNKKEVSDWFKTEFGSWDEIWQELFESDEISIIPRPQYHYPIDQKWETLPNITILGDAAHRMPPYAGEGVNMAMQDAYELAECLTNDEFKDVQSAISSYEEKMLERASEITRLTLENTVLMHSENAIENLMKIFSGG, via the coding sequence ATGATAATACAAGATAAAAAAATAGCCATTGTTGGCGGTGGTCCCGGAGGATTGACTTTAGCCAGACTTTTACAGTTAAAAAATGCTGATGTAAAAGTGTATGAAAGAGATCTCAACAAAGAGGTTCGTGTACAGGGAGCTACTTTGGATCTGCATGAAGGATCCGGTCTGGAAGCCCTTCAAAGAGCAGGATTAATGGATGATTTTAAAACAAATTTTCGCCCTGATGCCGGAAAATTAAAAGTATTAGATAAAAATCTGAATATTTATTTAGACGAACATTCTGAAGAAAATTCTCATTCCGAAGACCGACCTGAAATTGACAGAGCTCCACTCCGTAAAATATTATTAGGATCTTTACAACCTGATACGGTGGTTTGGGACAGTCATTTTATTTCAATGGAAAAATATGAGGAAGGCTGGTTATTACATTTCAAAAACAGTACATCTTATGATGCAGATATCGTGATTGCTGCAGATGGAGCAAATTCTAAAATCCGTCATTATATTACAGATATTCAACCTATTTATTCCGGAGTAACAATGGTTGAGGGCAATATTTATAATGCTGAAATAAATGCACCAAAAATTTGGAAACTCATTAATGGTGGTAAAATTTTCGCTTTGGATAACGAACAGACATTATTGCTCAGTACAAAAGGAGACGGAACTTTAACTTTCTATACAGGCTGTAAAGTGGGTGAAAATTGGGTAAAGGATTCAGGAATTGATTTTAATAATAAAAAAGAGGTTTCTGATTGGTTTAAAACAGAATTCGGCTCGTGGGATGAAATCTGGCAGGAATTATTTGAAAGTGATGAAATATCGATCATTCCCCGTCCACAATATCACTACCCTATTGATCAGAAATGGGAAACTCTTCCCAACATAACCATTCTTGGTGATGCTGCACACAGAATGCCTCCTTACGCAGGAGAAGGTGTCAACATGGCAATGCAGGATGCTTATGAATTGGCTGAATGCTTGACAAATGATGAATTTAAAGATGTACAATCTGCCATTTCATCTTATGAAGAGAAAATGCTGGAAAGAGCTTCCGAAATCACAAGATTGACCTTAGAAAATACGGTGTTGATGCATTCTGAAAATGCAATTGAGAATCTTATGAAGATATTTAGTGGAGGTTAA
- a CDS encoding HD domain-containing protein — protein MSIQDIYQKTIKFAANKHTDQHHTIPGTNLPYVVHLSNVVMEILLASERSENFDGKLAIQVALLHDVLEDTPTTYEELKNKFSQPVADGVLALTKNSDLEKDERMMDSLNRIKKLPKEVWAVKLADRITNLQPPPAHWSEEKIKKYKLEAEIILQELHGGNEYLEKRLEQKIKEYNQ, from the coding sequence ATGAGCATTCAGGATATTTATCAGAAAACTATAAAATTTGCAGCGAATAAACATACAGACCAACACCATACCATTCCGGGAACTAATCTTCCTTACGTTGTGCATTTGAGTAATGTTGTTATGGAAATCTTATTAGCTTCCGAAAGATCAGAGAATTTTGATGGTAAACTTGCCATTCAGGTTGCTTTACTTCATGATGTTTTGGAAGATACTCCAACCACATACGAAGAACTTAAAAATAAATTTAGTCAACCTGTTGCTGATGGTGTTTTAGCTTTAACAAAAAATTCGGATCTGGAAAAAGATGAAAGAATGATGGATAGCCTGAATCGTATCAAAAAGCTTCCCAAAGAAGTTTGGGCTGTAAAATTGGCGGACAGAATTACTAATCTTCAACCACCACCCGCTCACTGGTCTGAAGAAAAGATCAAAAAATATAAGCTGGAAGCCGAAATCATTCTCCAAGAACTTCATGGTGGAAATGAGTATCTGGAAAAAAGATTGGAACAGAAAATCAAGGAGTATAATCAATAG
- a CDS encoding S41 family peptidase has protein sequence MKRILLFTLFSLFLFTGKIYSQETPTSYVEKAIQLMEQNSVNKKSIDWTAIKETYLKQANEKKTIRETYPIIRDILGKLGDHHSKFYEPEVIEAYLKRFKDVGIEFPYPKDSLIDHNMAYITVPAIGNMNQDDWNEYVQTFFDKVKKLDQANPKLWIIDLRDNEGGMFSPMLKSTRPFLDTNNASGSMDNSGAISFFMSKNDGIYFGKQKIGVIPISDIKIKNKNKPIYILTNKKTASSGEFVVASFKGQKNVKIVGCNTQGLTSDNSEFKLPDNAFLVITTGTLIDRTKYPYKEIGRGIPADIEVKSDQLNDYITKIKSL, from the coding sequence ATGAAAAGAATTCTTCTCTTCACCCTCTTTAGCTTGTTCCTTTTTACAGGCAAAATATATTCACAGGAAACTCCCACCTCTTATGTTGAAAAAGCCATTCAGCTAATGGAGCAGAATTCCGTTAATAAAAAGAGTATTGATTGGACAGCAATAAAAGAAACGTATCTCAAACAAGCTAACGAAAAGAAAACCATTAGAGAAACCTACCCTATCATTAGGGATATTCTTGGAAAATTAGGCGATCATCATTCAAAATTCTATGAACCTGAAGTCATTGAAGCTTATTTAAAAAGATTTAAAGATGTTGGTATAGAATTTCCTTATCCAAAAGACAGTCTGATCGATCATAACATGGCTTATATCACGGTACCCGCCATCGGAAATATGAATCAGGATGACTGGAATGAATATGTACAGACATTTTTTGATAAAGTAAAAAAATTAGATCAAGCTAACCCAAAGCTTTGGATCATTGATCTTAGGGATAATGAAGGCGGAATGTTTTCTCCCATGTTAAAATCGACACGTCCTTTTTTAGATACCAATAATGCATCAGGATCTATGGATAATTCAGGGGCGATAAGTTTTTTTATGAGTAAAAATGATGGTATTTATTTCGGGAAACAAAAAATAGGAGTCATTCCTATTTCGGACATCAAGATCAAAAATAAAAATAAGCCTATTTATATTTTAACCAATAAGAAAACCGCAAGTTCAGGAGAATTTGTTGTGGCTAGCTTCAAAGGACAGAAAAATGTAAAAATTGTAGGCTGTAATACGCAAGGATTAACTTCAGATAATTCGGAGTTCAAATTGCCGGACAATGCCTTTTTAGTGATTACGACAGGAACTTTAATTGACCGGACAAAATATCCGTACAAAGAAATTGGAAGAGGAATTCCTGCTGATATTGAAGTAAAAAGTGATCAATTAAATGATTATATCACCAAAATAAAATCTTTATAA
- the polA gene encoding DNA polymerase I yields MEATQDKRLFLIDAYAMIFRGYYALIRSPRITSTGIDTSAIFGFTNSLIELIRRERPSHLAVVFDVGQASVRTDDFAEYKANRSETPEAIKIAIPYIHRILEAMHIPYLGVEGYEADDVIGTISCKAEKEGYTTFMVTPDKDFAQLVTDKVKIYKPSLKGSEIEILGVEEVKAKYEIEDPKQVIDFLAMMGDAVDNIPGLEGVGEKTAMKFLKEFGSIENLLANTDKLKGKLKEKVEASAERGILSKKLATIICDVPVEFHQEQYDLETPDFEKAKKVFDEIEFTRLYENLYRAFAPSQTEVVAKDATANGEEVSQPTETPQQKVAKQIGQLDLFANFEELDEATSTKSTIVENEHLYQFVDNPKAQKILVKNLLNQKAVCFDTETTSLNELEAELVGMSFSYKKGLAYYVPLSEDQGEVLQTLEIFRPFFEKEDLLKIAHNLKFDYKILKQYDITVKGAMFDTMIAHYLLNPDGRHGMDYLSEVYLNYKPVSIETIIGKKGKNQGTFRDADLRTQTDYAAEDADVTFQLYELFAPQLKKENLEDLFFNIEMPLMEVLAKMELSGISLDEKWLAQESIDLENDLRQLEAKIFEISGEEFNMNSPKQLGEVLFEKMQLDPKAKKTKTGQYATSEDVLQKLASKHEIIQHILEYRTYQKLKSTYVDALPSQIDKDDRVHTNFSQTTAATGRLASVNPNLQNIPIRTLRGQQIRGAFVSAEGKKIISADYSQIELRLIAEISGEDNMIKAFQDGEDIHASTAAKLFKIPLEEVSKTQRSQAKTVNFGIIYGQGAFALAEQTGLSRTEAKQMIEAYFETYPKLKQYMAEQVNKAREMGYVETILGRKRHLKDINSGNFVVRGHAERNAVNAPVQGSAADVVKMAMIKIQKELEKEKLQTKMLLQVHDELVFEAPIDEVEVATNIIKIEMENAIETQVPLLVEIGVGKNWLEAH; encoded by the coding sequence ATGGAGGCAACACAAGATAAAAGGCTATTTCTCATCGATGCTTATGCGATGATTTTCAGGGGATATTACGCATTGATCAGAAGTCCGAGAATAACGAGTACAGGAATTGACACATCTGCAATTTTTGGATTTACCAATTCTTTGATCGAATTGATCAGAAGAGAAAGACCTTCTCATTTGGCCGTCGTTTTTGATGTCGGACAAGCAAGTGTAAGAACAGATGATTTTGCAGAATATAAAGCCAACAGAAGCGAAACTCCGGAAGCTATTAAGATTGCTATTCCATACATTCACAGGATTTTAGAGGCGATGCACATTCCTTATTTGGGAGTTGAAGGTTATGAAGCGGATGACGTAATAGGAACCATTTCATGTAAAGCAGAAAAAGAAGGGTATACCACTTTTATGGTGACTCCGGATAAAGATTTTGCACAATTAGTAACCGATAAAGTTAAGATTTACAAGCCTAGTTTAAAAGGAAGTGAAATTGAAATTCTGGGTGTTGAAGAAGTTAAAGCTAAATATGAAATTGAAGATCCAAAACAGGTAATCGATTTCTTAGCAATGATGGGAGATGCAGTAGATAATATTCCTGGATTGGAAGGTGTTGGAGAAAAAACTGCTATGAAATTCCTGAAAGAATTCGGAAGTATTGAAAATCTTTTAGCCAATACAGATAAATTAAAAGGTAAGCTTAAAGAAAAGGTGGAAGCTTCTGCCGAGCGAGGAATTTTATCTAAAAAATTAGCAACTATTATTTGTGATGTTCCCGTAGAATTTCATCAGGAGCAATATGATCTTGAAACTCCGGATTTTGAAAAAGCAAAAAAGGTTTTTGACGAGATAGAATTCACAAGGTTGTATGAAAATCTTTACCGTGCTTTTGCACCTTCTCAAACAGAAGTTGTGGCTAAAGATGCTACTGCAAACGGTGAAGAAGTCTCTCAGCCAACAGAAACTCCTCAACAAAAAGTAGCTAAGCAAATTGGTCAGCTAGATCTTTTCGCCAATTTTGAAGAACTAGACGAGGCAACTTCAACAAAATCCACTATTGTAGAAAACGAACATTTATATCAGTTTGTGGATAACCCTAAGGCTCAGAAAATTTTAGTTAAAAATTTATTGAACCAAAAAGCAGTTTGTTTTGATACAGAAACAACTTCTCTGAACGAACTAGAAGCCGAATTGGTCGGAATGAGTTTCTCCTATAAAAAAGGGTTGGCATATTATGTTCCTTTGTCTGAAGATCAAGGTGAAGTATTGCAAACACTAGAAATTTTCAGACCGTTTTTTGAAAAAGAAGATTTGTTGAAAATTGCTCACAATCTGAAATTCGATTATAAAATTCTAAAGCAATACGATATTACCGTTAAAGGAGCAATGTTCGACACAATGATTGCACATTACCTTTTAAATCCTGACGGAAGACACGGAATGGATTATCTTTCAGAAGTTTATTTAAATTATAAACCTGTTTCCATTGAAACTATTATCGGTAAAAAAGGAAAAAATCAGGGAACTTTCAGAGATGCAGATCTGAGAACGCAGACCGATTATGCTGCGGAAGATGCAGACGTAACTTTCCAGTTGTATGAATTGTTTGCGCCTCAATTAAAGAAAGAAAATTTAGAAGATTTATTCTTCAACATAGAAATGCCGTTGATGGAAGTTTTGGCTAAAATGGAACTGTCCGGAATTTCTCTGGACGAAAAATGGCTGGCTCAGGAAAGCATCGACCTTGAAAATGATTTAAGACAATTAGAAGCTAAAATATTTGAAATTTCAGGGGAAGAATTCAACATGAATTCACCAAAACAATTGGGAGAAGTGTTGTTTGAAAAAATGCAGCTTGACCCGAAAGCCAAAAAGACCAAAACAGGTCAATATGCGACTTCGGAAGATGTATTGCAGAAATTGGCTTCAAAACACGAAATTATTCAGCATATTCTTGAATATAGAACGTATCAGAAATTAAAATCGACTTACGTTGATGCGTTGCCATCACAGATCGATAAAGATGATCGTGTTCATACCAATTTCTCACAAACTACGGCTGCAACAGGTCGTTTGGCAAGTGTAAACCCGAATTTACAGAACATCCCGATCCGAACATTAAGAGGTCAGCAAATCCGTGGAGCGTTTGTTTCAGCAGAAGGAAAGAAGATTATTTCTGCCGATTATTCTCAAATTGAACTTCGTTTGATTGCTGAGATTTCGGGCGAAGATAATATGATCAAAGCGTTTCAGGATGGTGAAGATATTCACGCTTCTACCGCTGCGAAACTTTTTAAAATTCCATTGGAAGAAGTTTCAAAAACTCAGAGAAGTCAGGCAAAAACAGTAAACTTCGGAATTATTTATGGTCAGGGTGCGTTTGCATTGGCAGAGCAGACCGGTTTGTCGAGAACGGAAGCCAAACAAATGATCGAAGCCTATTTCGAAACCTATCCAAAGTTAAAGCAATATATGGCTGAGCAAGTCAATAAAGCCCGTGAAATGGGGTATGTTGAAACTATTTTAGGCAGAAAACGTCATTTAAAAGATATTAATTCCGGAAACTTTGTTGTAAGAGGTCACGCCGAAAGAAACGCTGTAAATGCTCCTGTTCAGGGAAGTGCTGCTGATGTTGTGAAAATGGCGATGATTAAAATCCAAAAAGAACTGGAAAAAGAAAAACTTCAGACAAAAATGTTACTTCAGGTACATGACGAATTGGTGTTTGAAGCTCCGATTGATGAGGTTGAAGTCGCTACAAATATCATTAAAATTGAAATGGAAAATGCTATTGAAACGCAGGTTCCTTTGTTGGTGGAGATTGGAGTAGGGAAGAACTGGCTGGAAGCGCATTAG
- a CDS encoding DUF6597 domain-containing transcriptional factor, with product MSSLIYQSSQPDASLQDFVESFWMLDNPSENKEVILLPDGRIDLIFSQSLQEPFHIVLLGICTHPEQIVIAEKTKMFAVSFNLLAAEYILHTSVSELLNNAKSLPLNFWSFSDNDLNDFEKFCQKASENIQHELYHQKIDERKLKLFNLIYSEKGSLTVKELSEKVIWSERQINRYFNQQFGISLKSYCGILRFRASFQHIKEGKLFPEQNFSDQSHFIKEIKKLSGFLPKELNQNKNDRFIQFSILPEK from the coding sequence ATGAGCAGTTTAATTTATCAATCCAGCCAACCGGATGCATCGCTTCAAGACTTTGTTGAAAGTTTCTGGATGCTGGATAATCCGTCGGAAAATAAGGAAGTTATTCTTCTACCCGACGGAAGGATCGATCTGATCTTTTCTCAGTCCTTACAAGAACCTTTTCACATTGTGTTATTGGGCATCTGTACGCATCCCGAACAAATTGTAATTGCTGAAAAAACTAAAATGTTCGCTGTAAGTTTTAATTTATTGGCAGCAGAATACATTCTTCATACTTCCGTTTCTGAATTATTAAATAATGCCAAAAGTTTACCTCTTAATTTCTGGAGTTTTTCAGACAATGACTTAAATGATTTTGAAAAATTTTGTCAAAAAGCATCCGAAAATATACAGCACGAACTTTATCATCAAAAAATTGATGAAAGAAAACTTAAACTGTTTAATTTGATCTATTCTGAGAAAGGCTCATTAACCGTAAAAGAACTTTCCGAAAAAGTAATCTGGAGCGAACGACAGATCAACCGTTATTTTAACCAGCAATTTGGTATTTCATTAAAATCATATTGTGGAATTCTCCGTTTTAGAGCTTCTTTTCAACATATTAAAGAGGGGAAATTATTTCCTGAACAGAATTTCAGCGATCAATCTCATTTCATTAAAGAGATTAAAAAACTTTCCGGATTTCTTCCGAAAGAACTCAATCAAAATAAAAACGACCGATTTATACAATTTTCAATTCTTCCTGAAAAGTAA
- a CDS encoding sensor protein KdpD codes for MSSSAKQFLELIQKSKKGKFKIYIGMSAGVGKTFRMLQEAHALLRNGIDVKIGYIETHGREETVALVDGIPEIARRSTFYKGKNLEEMDLQTIINEHPEVVLVDELAHTNVEGSKNKKRWQDVLEILDNGINVISAMNIQHIESLNEEVKKITGIEVTERVPDKILALADEVVNIDLTADELLTRLKEGKIYKKEKIQTALNNFFQSGHILQLRELALKEVATHVEKKVETEVKTENFKPIKFLVCISSNEKIAKNIIRKTSRLASYYNSPWTVLYVQKPSENPEKIALDKQRYLINNFNLAQELGAKVIRIKENSVHKGILDYVIEHNITTVCIGKPHAKLWQRLSGYSWIYTLMNRLNERQIDIIILS; via the coding sequence ATGTCATCATCAGCAAAGCAATTTTTAGAACTGATCCAAAAATCCAAAAAAGGAAAATTCAAGATCTACATTGGGATGAGTGCAGGTGTCGGGAAAACCTTCCGAATGCTTCAGGAAGCCCATGCATTGTTGAGAAACGGCATTGATGTAAAAATAGGCTACATAGAAACTCACGGAAGAGAAGAAACCGTAGCTTTGGTAGACGGAATTCCTGAAATTGCGAGAAGATCAACGTTTTACAAAGGTAAAAACCTTGAAGAAATGGATCTTCAGACGATTATCAATGAACATCCGGAAGTTGTTTTGGTGGATGAATTGGCTCACACCAATGTAGAAGGCTCCAAAAACAAAAAAAGATGGCAGGACGTTCTGGAAATCCTCGATAACGGAATCAACGTCATCAGTGCGATGAATATTCAGCACATTGAAAGTTTAAATGAAGAAGTTAAAAAAATAACAGGAATTGAAGTTACAGAACGCGTTCCCGATAAAATTTTAGCTTTAGCTGATGAAGTGGTGAATATCGATTTAACCGCTGACGAACTTTTAACGAGACTCAAAGAAGGAAAAATTTACAAAAAGGAAAAAATTCAGACGGCTTTAAATAATTTCTTTCAAAGCGGACATATTTTACAGCTCCGCGAATTAGCTTTAAAAGAAGTAGCCACCCACGTTGAAAAAAAGGTTGAAACAGAGGTAAAAACAGAAAATTTTAAACCTATAAAATTTCTCGTATGCATCAGCAGTAACGAGAAAATTGCTAAAAATATCATTAGAAAAACTTCAAGATTGGCGAGTTATTATAATAGTCCGTGGACTGTTTTATATGTGCAGAAACCATCAGAAAATCCTGAAAAAATAGCTTTGGATAAGCAAAGATATTTGATTAATAATTTTAATTTAGCGCAGGAATTGGGAGCGAAAGTCATTAGGATTAAAGAAAACAGCGTCCACAAAGGGATTTTAGATTACGTGATCGAGCATAACATCACCACGGTTTGCATCGGAAAACCTCATGCAAAACTTTGGCAGAGACTTTCCGGCTACAGCTGGATCTATACTCTGATGAACCGATTGAATGAACGACAGATCGACATTATTATTTTATCTTAA
- a CDS encoding ATP-binding protein — translation MKIKTKLTLGVGLLFLLIVLLSVIGSVYINKLKSDTEKILTANYNSLEFSKNMLLALDKISTDSAIAIKDFQKNNILQEKNLTEFGEKEATQNLNLHFSSYLKQPTNEKEKLIREDLAKIMSLNMKGIERKSDIAIITAENATFWIVSIGTVCFLIAFILLFNLPQTIAEPINQLTFSIKQIANKNYNERVHFKGSEEFNDLANSFNIMAEKLQEYESSTLSTQLMDKKRIETLVNNMHDAVIGLDENHFIYMINDEALKITNLRKEEIIGKTAHEVAINNDLVRELLKNIDHPVKEPIKIVTDNKENYFEQEIVPINIVKTGEKEKKYIGKVILLRNITPFKELDFAKTNFIATISHELKTPISAIKMGVQLLGNQKFGELNEQQKELLKSINEDGQRLLDITGELLNLSQVETGNIRLHIENCSPKNIVQTAIKNVEKLAEQKNISINLQNNLEENDFVSADFDKTVWVMNNFLSNAIKHSFQDENIQILVEKSDSFVTFSITDTGSGIDEKYHRQIFDRYFQVPGEHQNGTGLGLAISKNFIEKQNGEIGVNSSLNQGSTFYFKLPLA, via the coding sequence ATGAAAATTAAAACAAAACTCACCCTCGGTGTAGGTCTTTTATTCTTACTGATCGTTTTACTTTCGGTGATCGGCTCTGTGTACATCAACAAATTAAAATCTGATACCGAGAAAATTCTTACCGCCAATTACAACAGTTTGGAGTTTTCTAAAAACATGTTGCTGGCTTTGGATAAAATAAGTACAGACAGCGCAATTGCGATCAAGGATTTTCAAAAAAACAATATTTTACAGGAAAAAAACCTCACTGAATTTGGTGAAAAAGAAGCAACGCAAAACCTAAATTTGCACTTCAGCAGCTATTTAAAACAACCCACCAACGAAAAAGAAAAACTCATTCGCGAAGATTTGGCTAAAATCATGTCACTGAACATGAAAGGTATTGAACGTAAAAGTGATATCGCCATTATTACAGCCGAAAATGCTACTTTTTGGATCGTGAGTATTGGAACCGTTTGTTTTCTGATTGCTTTTATTTTGTTGTTTAATTTACCCCAAACTATTGCAGAACCTATCAACCAGCTGACTTTCAGTATTAAACAAATTGCGAATAAAAATTATAATGAAAGAGTTCATTTCAAAGGAAGTGAAGAATTTAACGATCTAGCCAATTCTTTCAACATCATGGCTGAAAAACTGCAGGAATATGAAAGCAGCACGCTTTCTACGCAATTGATGGATAAAAAAAGGATTGAAACGTTAGTCAACAATATGCACGATGCCGTGATCGGTTTGGATGAGAATCATTTTATCTACATGATTAATGATGAAGCTTTAAAAATCACCAATCTCAGGAAAGAAGAAATTATCGGAAAAACCGCTCATGAAGTGGCGATCAACAATGATTTGGTAAGAGAACTCTTAAAAAATATCGATCATCCTGTAAAAGAACCTATCAAAATTGTTACCGACAATAAAGAGAATTATTTCGAACAGGAAATTGTTCCTATCAACATTGTAAAAACCGGCGAAAAAGAGAAAAAATACATTGGAAAAGTAATTTTATTACGAAATATCACGCCTTTTAAAGAACTTGATTTTGCTAAAACTAATTTTATCGCCACCATTTCTCATGAACTGAAAACTCCAATTTCAGCCATAAAAATGGGTGTTCAATTATTAGGAAATCAAAAATTCGGTGAATTGAATGAGCAACAAAAAGAGTTGTTGAAAAGCATCAATGAAGACGGACAACGTTTATTGGATATTACAGGAGAACTGCTTAATTTATCTCAGGTGGAAACAGGAAATATCAGATTACATATTGAAAATTGTTCGCCCAAAAATATTGTTCAGACTGCCATAAAAAATGTGGAAAAACTGGCTGAACAGAAAAATATTTCTATTAATCTTCAGAATAATTTAGAAGAAAATGATTTCGTTTCTGCCGATTTTGATAAAACGGTTTGGGTAATGAATAATTTCCTGAGCAATGCCATTAAACATTCTTTTCAGGATGAAAATATTCAGATTTTAGTTGAGAAATCAGATTCATTTGTAACATTCAGCATCACAGATACAGGAAGCGGAATTGATGAAAAATACCACCGTCAGATCTTTGACCGTTATTTTCAGGTTCCCGGAGAACATCAAAACGGAACAGGTTTAGGCTTGGCGATTTCCAAAAATTTCATTGAAAAACAAAATGGCGAAATTGGCGTAAACAGCTCGCTGAATCAGGGAAGTACTTTTTATTTTAAGTTGCCGTTGGCTTAA
- a CDS encoding immunity 22 family protein has translation MDTQILDFWIGNFSSEEDFEDFVNEDEDFYVEEESDETHNSKFAESQDTIWLDYDFVEYGFDHTNNNIYDKFSEYSFADQWLPTLVDRINELDIKSNINSLIFLSSGQIAKPVSVEDEMFSLVYLGKIEFSV, from the coding sequence ATGGATACACAAATATTAGATTTTTGGATAGGAAATTTTAGCAGTGAAGAAGATTTTGAAGACTTCGTGAATGAAGATGAAGATTTTTATGTGGAAGAAGAATCTGATGAAACCCATAATTCAAAATTTGCAGAATCTCAGGATACTATTTGGTTGGATTATGATTTTGTAGAATATGGTTTTGATCATACCAACAATAACATCTATGATAAATTTTCAGAATATTCTTTTGCTGATCAATGGCTTCCGACTTTAGTGGACAGGATCAATGAATTGGATATTAAGTCTAATATTAACTCTTTGATCTTCCTAAGTAGCGGACAAATTGCAAAACCTGTTTCTGTAGAAGATGAGATGTTTAGCTTGGTTTATCTTGGGAAGATTGAGTTTAGTGTTTAG
- a CDS encoding YdeI/OmpD-associated family protein, whose translation MEAIFFATPNDFREWLEKNHKTETELLVGFYKVGTKKPSMIWSEAVDQALCFGWIDSVRRSIDEESYSNRFTPRKPTSIWSVINIKKVEELTKAGLMKPEGLKAFELRKEERSAIYSHEKELAVLDPMYEKQFKSNKKAWDFFNNQAPSYKKVMLHWIMSAKQEKTRISRLEKTINGSEAGKRVQ comes from the coding sequence ATGGAAGCAATATTTTTTGCCACGCCCAACGACTTCAGAGAATGGCTTGAGAAAAACCATAAAACTGAAACAGAACTGTTGGTAGGATTTTATAAAGTCGGGACTAAAAAACCTTCTATGATCTGGTCGGAAGCCGTTGATCAGGCATTATGTTTTGGGTGGATAGATAGTGTGAGAAGATCTATTGACGAAGAAAGCTACAGCAACCGTTTTACACCAAGGAAACCGACAAGCATCTGGAGTGTTATCAACATCAAAAAAGTGGAAGAACTGACCAAAGCTGGATTAATGAAGCCTGAAGGTTTAAAAGCATTTGAACTAAGAAAAGAAGAAAGATCTGCCATTTATTCTCACGAAAAAGAACTGGCTGTTCTTGATCCAATGTATGAAAAACAGTTTAAATCCAACAAAAAAGCCTGGGATTTTTTCAACAATCAGGCTCCATCTTATAAAAAAGTAATGCTTCACTGGATCATGAGTGCTAAACAGGAAAAAACGAGAATTTCAAGACTGGAGAAGACAATTAACGGGAGTGAAGCGGGAAAAAGAGTTCAATAA